In Caballeronia sp. Lep1P3, a single genomic region encodes these proteins:
- the uvrA gene encoding excinuclease ABC subunit UvrA, which produces MASNNAIRIRGARQHNLKNLDLDLHTGQMTVVTGPSGSGKSSLVFDTLYAEGQRRYVETFSAYARQFLDRMDRPQVDRVDGVPPAIAIDQTNPVRSSRSTVGTMTELNDHLKLFYARAAELFDRKTAHRVRHDTPETIYADLLERTREGDPRLAITFPVELPDATSDDEVTQWLSASGYTRVQAKRHVETEAGARQVLDVVADRFRLQNTERSRALEAIEGALLRGTGRVNVYVLKDEGEPDIWRFSTGLHSPESDLRYADPQPALFSFNSAYGACEMCRGFGRVIGVDYGLVIPDEKKTLRDGAIKTLQTPAWKENQDDLVRYGSKAGIRLGVPWSELTQKERDWVIEGSPDWSGKWQSQWYGVQRFFDYLESKAYKMHIRVLLSKYRSYTTCPACAGARLKTESLLWRLGTKEQADAVLAPADRFMPNGVDWSREQLEALPGLTVHDLMLMPIERIRRFFDSLTLPSTLLDEALKLLHAEVRTRLKYLCDVGLGYLTLDRQSRTLSGGEVQRINLTTALGTSLVNTLFVLDEPSIGLHPRDLNRIVEAMHRLRDAGNTLVVVEHDPSVMLAADRLIDMGPGPGERGGQIVYDGTPGDIQSGDTLTGAYLGGRKQVAHASNWNRRAVDANTPRLVLEGARDHNLRDVTVEIPLERLVCVTGVSGSGKSTLIQDVLAPALMRHFGRATEAPGAFRALKGAEQLGDVVFVDQSPIGRTARSNPASYVGAFDEIRKLFAKAPLAAQRGYGASMFSFNSGDGRCPTCGGSGFEHVEMQFLSDVYLRCPDCDGRRYRAEILDVKIERGGRELSVADVLELTVSEAVECFANDAEVLRVLQPIVDVGLEYVRLGQPVPTLSGGEAQRLKLAGFLAETSQAKNSESRLFMFDEPTTGLHFDDIAKLMQALRRLLERGHSLIVIEHNLDVIRAADWIIDLGPEGGDGGGQVVCVGTPDDVAACEASHTGRALLDYEEALSPGAAEKRAGVPLQLAAEVASARRALQGEDVVRIVNAREHNLKSLDVDIPHNKFNVVTGVSGSGKSTLAFDILFHEGQRRYLESLNAYARSIVQPAGRPEVDAVYGIPPTVAIEQRLSRGGRKSTVATTSEVWHFLRLLYVKLGIQHCIHDGTPVQAQSSEQIAAQLLRDFKGQHVGLLAPLVVNRKGVYTDLAKWAKARGNTHLRVDGEFHSVDPWPKLDRFREHTIELPVADLVVSAENEADLRRLLDETLEIGKGVMHLCAPLDGLHGALSNGKRRGKEETIVFSTRRACPVCGTSYPELDPRMFSYNSKHGWCNTCVGTGVKLTREQRAAFDDTVFAQDDRGREQSIGSVDQEPDDIVDQPCPDCEGTRLNDVARAVTFGNYPITEVGRWTVTDTREWIASLKLAGRDADIARDVVSEIEGRLQFLEEVGLGYLSLDRAAPTLSGGEAQRIRLAAQLGSNLQGVCYVLDEPTIGLHPRDNLILLSALKKLNDKGNTLVVVEHDEDTIRRADHIIDIGPGAGKRGGTVVAQGSVTDLAAHKASLTGQMLANPIVHPLQPRREVRAAVGKRPAVPEQWLTVENATLHNLRNVTASVPLNRLVAITGVSGSGKSTLARDVLMTNLLDAVGRSVLSSPAVRRARKTAQASETGKAAAKSRASVLAREAPRPKFDVVHAWQGCSGVTGFEAIDRVLEVDQTPIGKTPRSCPATYIGMWDTIRKLFADTLEARARGYTPSRFSFNTGDGRCPACEGQGVRTIAMNFLPDVKVPCDVCHGQRFNPETLAVTWRGKNIGEVLTMEIDEAVEFFASMPSIGHPLQLMKDVGLGYLTLGQPSPTLSGGEAQRIKLVTELSKVRDDITRRGQKPPHTLYVLDEPTVGLHMADVAKLIRVLHRLVDGGHSVVVIEHDLDVIAEADWVLDLGPEGGVNGGTIVAAADPDTLASHPRSHTGTALRPVLGRTHRSEDAA; this is translated from the coding sequence TTGGCATCGAACAACGCAATCCGCATTCGCGGCGCCCGTCAACATAATCTCAAGAACCTCGACCTCGACCTGCACACCGGCCAGATGACGGTCGTGACCGGCCCGTCCGGTTCCGGCAAGTCCAGCCTCGTGTTCGACACGCTCTACGCCGAAGGCCAGCGCCGCTACGTCGAAACGTTCAGCGCCTATGCGCGCCAGTTCCTCGACCGGATGGACCGCCCGCAGGTCGACCGCGTGGACGGCGTGCCGCCCGCCATCGCCATCGACCAGACGAATCCGGTGCGCAGCTCGCGCTCGACCGTCGGCACGATGACCGAGCTCAACGATCACCTGAAGCTCTTCTACGCGCGCGCCGCCGAACTGTTCGACAGGAAGACCGCGCATCGCGTGCGGCACGACACGCCCGAGACCATCTACGCGGATTTGCTCGAACGCACGCGCGAAGGCGATCCGCGTCTCGCGATCACCTTTCCCGTCGAGTTGCCCGATGCGACGAGCGACGACGAAGTCACGCAGTGGCTATCCGCGAGCGGCTATACGCGCGTGCAGGCGAAGCGTCACGTCGAAACAGAAGCGGGCGCGCGGCAAGTGCTGGACGTCGTCGCGGACCGATTCCGCCTGCAGAACACGGAGCGCTCGCGCGCGCTGGAAGCCATCGAAGGCGCATTGCTGCGCGGCACCGGCCGCGTGAACGTCTATGTGCTGAAGGACGAAGGGGAGCCGGACATCTGGCGTTTCTCGACTGGCCTGCATAGCCCGGAAAGCGATCTGCGTTACGCGGACCCGCAACCCGCGCTGTTCTCCTTCAACTCGGCGTATGGCGCGTGCGAGATGTGCCGCGGTTTCGGGCGCGTGATCGGCGTGGACTACGGTCTCGTGATTCCGGACGAGAAAAAGACGCTGCGCGATGGCGCCATCAAGACGCTGCAAACACCCGCGTGGAAAGAGAATCAGGACGATCTCGTGCGCTACGGATCGAAGGCCGGCATCCGGCTCGGCGTGCCGTGGAGCGAACTCACGCAGAAGGAACGCGACTGGGTCATCGAGGGCTCGCCCGACTGGAGCGGCAAATGGCAAAGCCAGTGGTACGGCGTGCAGCGCTTCTTCGACTATCTGGAGTCGAAGGCGTACAAGATGCACATTCGCGTGCTGCTGTCGAAATACCGCAGCTATACGACGTGCCCCGCGTGCGCGGGCGCGCGCCTGAAGACGGAATCGCTGCTGTGGCGTCTGGGCACGAAGGAACAGGCCGACGCCGTTCTCGCCCCCGCCGACCGCTTCATGCCGAACGGCGTCGACTGGAGCCGCGAGCAGCTCGAAGCGCTGCCGGGCCTGACCGTTCACGATCTGATGCTGATGCCGATCGAGCGCATTCGCCGCTTCTTCGATTCGCTCACGCTGCCTTCCACGCTGCTCGACGAAGCGCTCAAGCTCCTGCACGCCGAAGTCCGAACGCGCCTGAAATATCTCTGCGACGTGGGCCTCGGCTATCTGACGCTGGATCGCCAGAGCCGCACGCTGTCGGGCGGCGAAGTGCAGCGCATCAATCTGACGACCGCGCTCGGCACGTCGCTCGTCAACACGCTCTTCGTGCTGGATGAGCCGAGCATCGGGCTGCATCCGCGCGATCTGAACCGCATCGTCGAGGCGATGCATCGCCTGCGCGACGCGGGCAATACGCTCGTCGTCGTGGAGCACGATCCTTCGGTGATGCTCGCGGCGGACCGTCTCATCGACATGGGACCGGGGCCGGGCGAGCGCGGCGGGCAGATCGTCTATGACGGCACGCCGGGCGACATCCAGTCTGGCGACACGCTCACGGGCGCTTATCTGGGCGGTCGCAAGCAGGTGGCGCATGCGTCGAACTGGAATCGCCGCGCGGTCGATGCGAACACGCCGCGCCTCGTTCTGGAAGGCGCGCGCGATCACAATCTGCGCGACGTGACGGTCGAGATTCCGCTGGAACGCCTCGTCTGCGTGACGGGCGTTTCGGGTTCCGGCAAATCTACGCTGATTCAGGACGTGCTCGCGCCCGCGCTGATGCGTCACTTCGGCCGTGCGACCGAAGCGCCCGGCGCGTTCCGCGCGCTCAAGGGCGCGGAGCAACTGGGCGATGTCGTGTTCGTCGATCAATCGCCGATCGGCCGCACGGCGCGCTCGAATCCGGCGAGCTATGTCGGCGCGTTCGACGAAATCCGCAAGCTCTTCGCGAAGGCGCCGCTCGCCGCGCAGCGCGGCTACGGCGCGAGCATGTTCAGCTTCAATTCGGGCGATGGCCGCTGCCCGACTTGCGGCGGCTCGGGCTTCGAGCACGTCGAAATGCAGTTTCTGAGCGACGTGTATCTGCGCTGCCCGGACTGTGACGGCAGGCGTTATCGCGCGGAAATTCTCGATGTGAAGATCGAGCGCGGCGGCCGCGAACTGAGCGTCGCGGACGTGCTGGAATTGACGGTCAGCGAAGCCGTCGAATGCTTCGCGAACGACGCCGAAGTGCTGCGCGTGCTGCAGCCTATCGTCGATGTCGGTCTCGAATACGTGCGCCTCGGCCAGCCGGTGCCGACGCTGTCGGGCGGCGAGGCGCAGCGTCTGAAGCTCGCGGGCTTCCTCGCGGAAACGTCGCAGGCGAAGAACAGCGAAAGCCGCCTCTTCATGTTCGACGAACCGACCACCGGCCTGCATTTCGACGACATCGCCAAGCTGATGCAGGCGTTGCGGCGGCTGCTGGAACGCGGTCATTCGCTCATCGTCATCGAGCACAATCTCGACGTGATCCGCGCGGCGGACTGGATCATCGATCTCGGTCCGGAAGGCGGCGACGGCGGCGGGCAAGTGGTCTGCGTCGGCACGCCGGACGATGTCGCCGCGTGCGAGGCGTCGCATACGGGCCGCGCGCTCCTCGACTACGAAGAAGCGCTGAGCCCTGGCGCGGCGGAAAAGCGCGCGGGCGTGCCGCTGCAACTCGCGGCGGAAGTGGCGAGCGCGCGCCGCGCGTTGCAGGGCGAGGACGTGGTGCGCATCGTGAATGCGCGCGAGCACAACCTGAAGTCGCTCGACGTGGATATTCCGCACAACAAGTTCAACGTCGTGACGGGCGTGTCCGGTTCCGGCAAGTCGACGCTCGCGTTCGACATTCTTTTCCACGAAGGCCAGCGCCGCTATCTGGAATCGCTCAACGCGTATGCGCGCTCCATCGTGCAACCGGCGGGCCGCCCGGAAGTCGATGCCGTCTACGGCATTCCGCCGACCGTCGCCATCGAGCAGCGCCTGTCGCGCGGCGGGCGCAAGAGCACGGTCGCGACGACCTCGGAAGTCTGGCACTTCCTGCGCCTCCTGTACGTGAAGCTCGGCATTCAGCACTGCATTCACGATGGCACGCCGGTTCAGGCGCAAAGCTCCGAACAGATCGCCGCGCAGCTTCTGCGCGACTTCAAGGGGCAGCATGTCGGCTTGCTCGCGCCGCTCGTCGTGAATCGCAAGGGCGTGTACACCGATCTCGCGAAGTGGGCGAAAGCGCGCGGCAACACGCATTTGCGCGTGGACGGCGAGTTCCACTCCGTCGATCCGTGGCCGAAGCTCGACCGCTTTCGCGAACACACGATCGAGCTGCCGGTCGCGGACCTCGTCGTATCGGCGGAAAACGAGGCCGACCTGCGCCGCCTGCTCGATGAAACGCTCGAAATCGGCAAGGGCGTGATGCATCTGTGCGCGCCGCTCGACGGTCTGCACGGCGCGCTTTCCAACGGCAAGCGTCGCGGCAAGGAAGAAACCATCGTGTTTTCGACGAGGCGCGCGTGTCCCGTCTGCGGCACGAGTTATCCGGAACTCGATCCGCGCATGTTCTCGTACAACAGCAAGCATGGCTGGTGCAATACGTGCGTCGGGACGGGCGTCAAGCTCACGCGCGAGCAGCGCGCCGCCTTCGACGACACCGTGTTCGCGCAGGACGATCGCGGCCGCGAGCAGAGCATCGGATCGGTGGATCAGGAACCGGACGATATTGTCGATCAGCCGTGCCCCGACTGCGAAGGCACGCGCCTCAATGATGTCGCGCGCGCCGTCACGTTCGGCAATTACCCGATCACGGAGGTCGGACGCTGGACCGTCACCGACACGCGCGAGTGGATCGCGTCGCTGAAGCTCGCGGGCCGCGACGCCGACATCGCCCGCGACGTGGTGAGCGAAATCGAAGGCCGCCTGCAGTTTCTCGAAGAAGTCGGGCTCGGCTATCTGAGTCTGGATCGCGCCGCGCCGACGCTCTCGGGCGGCGAAGCGCAGCGCATCCGGCTCGCCGCGCAGCTCGGCAGCAACCTGCAAGGCGTGTGTTACGTGCTGGACGAACCGACCATCGGGCTGCATCCGCGCGACAACCTCATCCTGCTTTCCGCGCTCAAGAAGCTGAACGACAAGGGCAATACGCTCGTCGTCGTCGAGCACGACGAGGACACCATTCGCCGCGCGGATCACATCATCGATATCGGGCCGGGCGCGGGCAAGCGCGGCGGCACCGTGGTTGCGCAGGGCAGCGTGACGGACCTCGCGGCGCACAAGGCGTCGCTCACCGGGCAGATGCTCGCGAACCCGATCGTGCATCCGTTGCAGCCGCGTCGCGAAGTGCGCGCCGCCGTGGGCAAGCGGCCCGCCGTACCGGAACAATGGCTGACGGTCGAGAACGCGACGCTGCACAACCTGCGCAACGTGACCGCGAGCGTGCCGCTCAACCGGCTCGTCGCGATCACCGGCGTTTCCGGCTCCGGCAAATCCACGCTCGCGCGCGACGTGCTGATGACCAATCTGCTCGATGCCGTCGGCCGCTCGGTGCTCTCGTCGCCGGCCGTGCGACGCGCGCGCAAGACGGCGCAGGCGTCCGAGACGGGCAAGGCCGCCGCGAAATCCCGCGCGAGCGTGCTTGCGCGCGAAGCGCCGCGCCCGAAGTTCGATGTCGTGCATGCATGGCAGGGCTGCTCGGGCGTGACTGGCTTCGAGGCGATCGACCGTGTGCTCGAAGTCGATCAGACGCCTATCGGCAAGACGCCGCGCTCGTGTCCGGCGACGTACATCGGCATGTGGGACACCATCCGCAAGCTCTTCGCCGATACGCTCGAAGCCCGCGCGCGCGGCTACACGCCGTCGCGCTTCTCGTTCAACACCGGCGATGGCCGCTGCCCCGCGTGCGAAGGCCAGGGCGTGCGCACCATCGCGATGAACTTCCTGCCGGACGTGAAGGTGCCGTGCGACGTGTGCCACGGCCAGCGCTTCAATCCCGAAACGCTCGCGGTGACGTGGCGCGGCAAGAACATCGGCGAAGTGCTGACGATGGAGATCGACGAAGCGGTGGAATTCTTCGCGTCGATGCCGAGCATCGGGCATCCGTTGCAGTTGATGAAGGACGTGGGCCTCGGTTATCTGACGCTCGGCCAGCCGTCGCCGACGCTGTCGGGCGGCGAGGCGCAGCGCATCAAGCTCGTGACGGAGCTGTCGAAGGTGCGCGACGACATCACGCGGCGCGGCCAGAAGCCGCCGCATACGCTCTACGTGCTCGACGAGCCGACGGTCGGCCTGCACATGGCGGACGTCGCCAAGCTGATTCGCGTGCTGCACCGGCTGGTGGATGGCGGACATAGCGTCGTCGTGATCGAACACGATCTGGATGTGATCGCCGAAGCCGACTGGGTGCTCGACCTCGGGCCGGAAGGCGGCGTGAACGGCGGAACCATCGTCGCGGCAGCCGATCCGGA
- a CDS encoding alpha/beta fold hydrolase, whose amino-acid sequence MIDDRHARTPTLDIAYADSGPADGPVVILLHGWPDAARAWTPVAARLNAAGFRAVIPALRGAGDTRFLRADTVRDGSGVALAKDAVDVADALGIARFDVVGHDWGARAAYTVAALFPERVRRMAAIALAFQPRGAFTLPPFAQARRFWYQWFMSLDGGPDAVAADPKGFARIQWDTWSPPGWFDEAEFAATARAFENPDWVPVTLNAYRRRWRGDQPSDPALAPLYERLPTIERIGVPALMIQGGADSCDDAAMSEGQEGCFTAGYRRVVIDGAGHFPPREAPDAVADALLEHLT is encoded by the coding sequence ATGATCGACGACCGACACGCCCGCACGCCGACGCTCGATATCGCCTACGCCGATTCCGGCCCCGCCGATGGTCCCGTCGTCATCCTGCTGCACGGCTGGCCGGACGCGGCCCGCGCGTGGACGCCGGTCGCGGCGCGGCTGAACGCAGCCGGCTTCCGGGCCGTCATCCCGGCGCTGCGGGGCGCGGGCGACACGCGCTTTCTGCGCGCCGACACCGTCCGCGATGGGTCCGGCGTCGCGCTTGCAAAAGATGCGGTCGATGTCGCCGATGCGCTCGGCATCGCGCGTTTCGACGTGGTCGGCCACGATTGGGGCGCGCGCGCCGCATACACCGTCGCGGCGCTCTTTCCCGAACGCGTGCGGCGCATGGCGGCCATCGCGCTCGCGTTTCAGCCGCGCGGGGCGTTCACGCTGCCGCCGTTCGCGCAGGCGAGGCGCTTCTGGTATCAGTGGTTCATGTCGCTCGATGGCGGCCCGGACGCGGTCGCGGCTGACCCGAAGGGCTTCGCGCGCATCCAGTGGGACACGTGGTCGCCGCCCGGCTGGTTCGACGAAGCCGAGTTCGCGGCAACCGCGCGCGCCTTCGAGAACCCGGATTGGGTGCCGGTCACGCTCAATGCGTATCGGCGGCGCTGGCGCGGCGATCAGCCGTCCGACCCGGCGCTTGCGCCGCTCTATGAACGGCTGCCGACGATCGAGCGCATCGGCGTGCCGGCGCTGATGATTCAGGGCGGCGCGGATTCCTGCGACGACGCCGCGATGTCGGAAGGACAGGAGGGCTGCTTCACCGCAGGATACCGGCGCGTGGTCATCGACGGCGCGGGGCATTTTCCGCCGCGCGAAGCACCCGACGCCGTCGCCGATGCCTTGCTCGAACATCTGACTTGA